One Panicum virgatum strain AP13 chromosome 3N, P.virgatum_v5, whole genome shotgun sequence DNA segment encodes these proteins:
- the LOC120664654 gene encoding uncharacterized protein LOC120664654, whose product MASPARPAAASVSGAFGLSPDPKRCSFDKALRQKDFQENRLLMSFVNFHEQEKISKEIVAEAIENCMKKQADNLLNSLEVISGRLSQLELYCYKLERSIGELRSDVMDYHGEANLNYRCLEKHVKEVQQSVQVLQEKQELAETQKEMSKLQIVHEDSAQKSEGTAPSVFMARENELALVPLPQVNAVQSPAMQFQSCNRLILQQLVPVSLSTQQDPHRSNQTTMYCMQGQSHIEHRQAQPFQATAQSVQPLHQKPQPQTVVEVPQVTSQAPEFYIQSQQQWPHQITQQVQSQARQPQPQVVQQQQYSNIQQVPAHMVQLQTSSPQALSAPQVTLVYPPYGPHQSACANAEARTGGMVVQPSYSTISSSQRKHHEVAPTYVQSNTVSVPLAEPHQPQQLHSLGHCSFVPQPSKVGPSGVAPYAVQGSAQTYNTAYGSPSSNPATIVAVLNQQAHGSALMVLHHLGPQSVQNHPDIAEKVARMGYSKDQVEGIALRMVAAGQPAEYNPLHDRLSSVSHGVAPQTWSG is encoded by the exons atGGCGTCCCCGgctcggcccgccgccgcctccgtctccGGCGCCTTCGGCCTCTCGCCCGACCCCAAGCGCTGCTCCTTCGACAAGGCGCTCCGGCAAAAG GATTTTCAGGAGAACAGACTGTTGATGTCATTTGTTAATTTCCATGAGCAAGAAAAAATTTCTAAAGAAATTGTAGCAGAAGCTATAGAGAATTGCATGAAGAAACAAGCAGATAACTTGTTGAATTCGCTGGAAGTCATCAGTGGTAGGCTGTCGCAATTGGAGTTATATTGCTATAAGTTGGAACGGTCTATTGGAGAACTACGAAGTGATGTGATGGATTATCATGGTGAAGCAAATCTTAACTACCGTTGCCTTGAAAAGCATGTGAAAGAG GTTCAGCAATCCGTGCAGGTCCTTCAGGAAAAGCAGGAGCTGGCAGAGACCCAGAAAGAAATGAGCAAACTTCAGATAGTACACGAGGACTCTGCACAAAAGAGTGAAGGTACTGCTCCATCAGTTTTCATGGCTCGAGAAAATGAGCTCGCCCTCGTGCCGTTGCCCCAAGTAAACGCTGTCCAGTCTCCTGCTATGCAATTCCAAAGTTGCAATCGACTTATTTTACAGCAACTGGTGCCAGTCTCTTTGAGCACCCAGCAAGACCCGCACCGTTCGAACCAAACAACCATGTACTGTATGCAAGGCCAAAGTCATATAGAGCACAGACAGGCCCAGCCCTTCCAAGCTACCGCTCAATCTGTGCAGCCACTTCACCAGAAGCCTCAGCCTCAGACAGTAGTTGAGGTACCTCAGGTAACTAGTCAGGCACCAGAGTTCTACATTCAATCTCAGCAGCAATGGCCACATCAAATAACTCAGCAGGTTCAGTCCCAGGCAAGGCAACCACAACCACAGGTGGTACAACAGCAGCAGTACAGCAATATTCAGCAAGTTCCAGCACATATGGTTCAGCTACAAACGTCTTCTCCACAGGCTCTTAGCGCACCTCAGGTTACGCTGGTATATCCTCCATATGGGCCTCATCAGTCTGCATGTGCTAACGCTGAGGCACGCACTGGAGGCATGGTTGTGCAGCCTTCGTACTCCACAATTTCCTCATCTCAGCGGAAGCATCATGAAGTTGCTCCTACTTATGTACAAAGCAACACAGTTTCTGTTCCATTAGCAGAACCGCATCAGCCTCAGCAGCTTCATTCGCTTGGCCATTGCTCATTTGTACCTCAACCAAGCAAGGTTGGTCCAAGTGGCGTTGCACCATATGCAGTACAAGGGAGTGCACAGACCTACAACACTGCTTATGGGAGCCCTTCCAGCAATCCTGCTACCATTGTTGCTGTCCTTAATCAACAAGCACATGGTAGTGCTCTGATGGTGCTTCATCATTTGGGTCCTCAATCAGTGCAGAACCATCCAGACATTGCTGAAAAGGTTGCTCGAATGGGTTACTCAAAGGATCAAGTTGAGGGCATTGCACTCCGTATGGTGGCTGCAGGCCAGCCTGCAGAATATAACCCCCTGCATGACAG GCTGAGCTCTGTTAGCCATGGGGTGGCTCCCCAGACATGGTCTGGGTAG